AAAGATGGGATCCAAGGCCAGTGGCTGGGGGTTAAGGGGAGGATTTGAGATTCTCGACCCAAAGGGAGGAGAGGGGCTCTTTGCAAGTCCTGGGCCTCTGAGGCAGGCCTAGGAGGGAAGGAGTATGTCCCTGGTGTGTGTTATCCTGGATTCTGCTGCTCTTCTTGGCTCAGGGCCCACGTCAGCAgcagcctccagagtgctggCCGCTCCCCCCTCCACAGCAGCTGGAGCCCCCCGAGGGCTGGCTGCAGCAGCCAGAGCTCTGGGGTTTGTGGCAGTGAGACCTGCGGCGGCGCCTGTGGTGGCTCAGGCAGCAGCCGCCACCcccagagctgcagcagctgccacccccagagctggagccacagcagcccccagagctggaggagccacagcagcccccagagctgaCGCTGCAGCAGGAAGAGATGGGAGGGCACTTAGGGGGACACTTTGGGGGGCATTTCGGGGCAGGGCACTTGGGGGTGCACTTGGGAGGGGGCTGGCACTGCTGCTGGCTCTGCTGGCAGGACATCTCGGCAGCTGGTCGTTCAGGAGCTGAGGGAGAGGCAAAGAGCATGTCAGACTCAGGCACAGAGGCCACCCCTGCCTGTTCTTGTCCTTTCAGCACCATTTCTAGTCCCTTCATTTTGATGAACTCTTTAGGTTAATATAGTTGCAAATAATTAAGCACTGAAAATCGTATGATTTATTACAGTTTGACAAATGTTCTTGAACAATCTTTTTTGAGTCtcacaatttctttttaagatagtCAGGAATTACTATATcttttacaaagaaggaaactgaggcaataaactgtataaaaaagaatatctgaCAAGATTAAACATCTAGTAAAtgaggaagacaatttttctcaTTGTGACAAACAAAACCCTGCAACTTTCCGGTGTAGAAACCTGGGAATATTTTCTTGAAGCAAGAAAATGAAGGATTCTATCTTCTATTAACTTCCTAGGTGCTTTTGTCATGAGAAAACTTGGGCACACAGAGTTGTAAATCATCTGGAGACAGGctggcctctctccctccctttgttAATGAACAAGCTAAACAACTGTGTTTTTTGTGCACAGAGGAAATTGAACTCAGGCACCCTGGCTCTAGGCTGGTTCTCTGCCATGTTCCCACTCCACAACCTCACACTAACATCTTAGCACAGTGATTCTCAACTTGCTGTGTCTGACTGAAAAAGATTCTCAATTTCAGTTTAAATCCACAGGTATGCAGGTTTCAAAAAGCCACAAAGGATCCTCTGCTTGCCTCTACCAGTTGGAAACTACTATCTCCAGCCCATCTTTTCAAGGAGGGTCATGGTTTTGCTCTCATAGGTGACAGTCCCTTTTGAAGCTATTCTAGTAGAGCATGGTGGCCCCAGCTTCAATCCCCTCTGACCTTAGAGGCCAGCCAGCTGCAGATTAATGTGGTACAGCGCAAAGGCACAGACATCTAATTCTCCTTTGTGGTCCCAGCTGGCCCACTCCCCTGTTCCTGTGCACATCCTCCTTCAGTCTTCCTGATCCTTCTCTTCCTCTATCCATGGGGACCTTGGCCCCGGAGGCCTGCCCACACTCCCCTCCTGCTCTGGGCTGAGCCTCCCTCTGCAGAAGTCCCTGCTCCTGTTCCCAGTGGGCACTTACCTGGTCACAGGCAGCACTGGGTCTCTCCGTACCTCAGGAGGTGAGTGGATGCAGGTGCTCTGGCCCTGAGTCCTTTTATCCTGGCCTGGGATGTGCCTCCCGCTGTGAGACAGGGCCTGGGCATGAGAGGACCCGCCTCCTGCCACCCACGTGGGTCCTGTGACAGGAGGTGCCTGGAAGCtcctcacctgcctccctccacttGGCTCAGGGCAGCTGCTCTCAGCTTGGAATATGGCAACGTAGatatgggggtgggtgggaagatCCCTACATCGTTTCCCGCCTGTTCTCCCCGGAGAGTGCCTGCCCTGGTTAGTTTTGGAGCTGACTTCCCCACCTCTCTTTAACTCCCAAATCTTAACTCAGTGGCTCTGGGCAATTTGGTTGAAATCAAGTTTTACGGAACCTTCCAACCCTCCACTATCTTATagctaaatgtgtgtgtgtgtgtgtgtgcgtgtgtgtatgctACAATTAAGAAACCAGTGAAAGAGTAAAACAGACCTAGAGAGAAACCTGGCTCTGCTACCTATTACCTGCATGACCTTATGAAAAATAtctagtttctctttttctcagtttgtcaCTTCTGCAATAGAGATGATACAAAAGTAACTCTCCAGGGATGTCTGAGAGCCACTGAGCCAATGAAAAGAAAGTTTCTGGTGGAAAGTTGATAACATGCTACATTCTCTAAACAAATGCCAACCCATACATTCCTTAAATGTATAGCTGCCTTCTAAAGAGAGTGGACCTAGTTAGAAAATGCAAGGCTCTTTTGTTTCATTGAGGTTTCAATgagaacatataaagaaatgaaggaataaaggaatTAAGTTGTatagcagagggagggagagatgattTGATCTGGTAATTAAAGTGAGGATTCAGGTTTTGCAGGGGTTATTTGGGTAGGCTGAGGTGAAACCCACATATGCGGAAGGGGAGGGTAAAGGAACAGTGAGGTTGTGCAAAGCAGGGCACTGCCTGCTGTGATGGGCCAAGGCAAAAGCATCCCTAGTGGAGTGGAACCAGGAGGATGCTTAAGACCTGGAGTACTTactattttatagaatttttcttGGAATTTTGTAAGCCTGACTCAACTGCTAGTCCCTTAGGATCTCAACTCAGTTATCTCTATGAACACAGGCTTCTCTTGAAAGAAATATTGGGATTTTCATACTTGCAGGAGATTCAGGTAAAGGACTAGAGTTTACATCTCGGTTAAAACAGTCATATAACAAGAACCCCATTTATGGTACTGCAAGATTATTAAACAACTATAGTAACTTACCAGATGCAGGAAAATTAGGGCTAGAGGGGATCATGTTTGTTCTAGGCTTGGAGAAGAACTCTGGAATTCCCTAGATGCTGAATGGATGTTGATTTGATAATATCTAGGTCACTTTGTGCAGTATGAACACTACTAGCATGTGGTTGGGgggcgtgcatgcgtgtgtgtgtgtgtgtgtgtgtgtgtgtgtgtgtttgtatttgagTGTACTTCTACTTCAAGATATCATAGAGTCTATGAGAGAAACtaaatacgtgtgtgtgtgtgtgtgtgtgtgtctgataCACAGGTACACCTTATCATATTTCTGTCAGTATCTGGTATGGTCTGGTGGCCTGCCTCTCCTAAATTGCTCTGCCCCTCATCTGCCTTGTTCCTCCTTTGCTCTGTTCCTCCCTGGGTTCCACAAAACTCTCCTCCGTCTCTCACCCCTGGGAAAACTTGCCCCAGACCATTAAGGAAATCTCATCTTGAGGTCCCTGCCGGGTCCATGATGAGCTCCAGTCTCTACTGCCTGGCGTTTGAGGCGGGTGCAACATGGCTCTTTGCTAAATCTCCAGTCTAGGCTTTGCTCTCTCCCTTTAGAAATGTTCTTCTTAGGGTGAAATGGCCCATTTTCTCTACTTTGAATTTGTCCCTCCCTCTCAAACGTTCATGCTTTATTCCATGACCTGTGCACTTCTAAAAGAGTGCTGTTCAAATATGACCTCTTTATGAGTATTATCTTTCAAATACAATTATAATAAACTGTCCTTGATTCTGAAGCTTGGGTCTTATATTTATGTATCCCCCAACAGTTCCTAAAACAGGCTGGGTTCAATGGGTaataaaaatcagtttattaCTATTAGCATTAACTTTACTTTGCATATGACTTAAGCCATCATCATTGGAATTCTTTCCCTGAGACATTTGCATTATAGTATACTGGTCTTATCACCCTGCAGAAATCTGTCACTGAATAACCTGGCTATGGCTCATGTTGTCccaaataatgtatttaatgAGAGAGTAGTCAGGATATTGATTACTCAGCTTACGTCGGTAGTTCTGATCCAGAAGTCCAGCCATCCATTCCAAAGATGATGAGGATTAGAAGCTATTCTGTCCATGCCTCTGACACCACAAAGGGCAGCGCCCAAACCATTAATTGATCTGACGTGGGTTTAGGTAATAGGGTAGCAGTATGATGTAACATCATGAAGATTGTTTCCTTACCTGGGTACCATTTTGCTATTAACAATATGCAATTGCAAAGGAGTGATTTTCTGAGAGACTGTCTCTCTGTTGGCAGGCTCTCATAATCTCATAGTATAGGAGGGAAGAATTCTGAGACCTGGTGAGAATTAATCAGACTTAGTGAATTTTATTCTATGTCCCAGAGACAGTGCCACACATGagtgatttttaatttgttttctttcaatgcAAACCCCATTTATAGTAGCAACAATAAATCAATACtctaaaattactagaagaatgTACAGTATacctaattatttctttataagtagttgggtaaaatattttaaacatggaaaGAATATTGATAAATCTCACTATGTagtaaaaaaatactatatggcagaaagcataatttttaaaaagatggaaaaataatcagctgagagaaaaataaagtacacaagtctggaatagtattaatataacattCATAATAAATAGTaagtttttacaattttatagaaaataagtaaatctaCCCACAAATGAACGGGCAAAGCACCTGAACAAATAAATAgcttagaaataaatacaagtgACCAGTACAGtttgaaatttattgtttcatgtTTGCTCATACAAATAATCAAAGACCTACATATAAACAAAGGATAGGTTTTCAAGTACGAAATCCATTAGGTTTATTCCTTTGTACTAAACTGGAAAAGACTCAAAATGGATAACAATATTCAGTATTGCTGAAAGTGAATTGGAAATGACTCTAATAAACATAAATTGGCATAACCATGGAAATTTGAACGAGATTTTATGATtcaatattcaacaaataattcttGATGtgcatacaaattaaaattttaaataagcataTTCTTTCATAGAGCAGTTGTAATTCCAAGAATTtaacctaaaaagaaaaactttgagaaagagaaaatatagaatgATTATTACAGGAAATTAAAATAACGGTAAGAGTTAGTAACATTGAAAGATGTAAAATCAGACtacagaataaattaaatttatattaaccagctataaataattcaaaaatataattttagaaattgctATTTAATTAGCAAAAatacatatctaaaa
Above is a window of Lemur catta isolate mLemCat1 chromosome 3, mLemCat1.pri, whole genome shotgun sequence DNA encoding:
- the LOC123634611 gene encoding late cornified envelope protein 1C-like, with translation MLFASPSAPERPAAEMSCQQSQQQCQPPPKCTPKCPAPKCPPKCPPKCPPISSCCSVSSGGCCGSSSSGGCCGSSSGGGSCCSSGGGGCCLSHHRRRRRSHCHKPQSSGCCSQPSGGSSCCGGGSGQHSGGCC